The proteins below come from a single Saccharophagus degradans 2-40 genomic window:
- a CDS encoding carbohydrate-binding protein, with translation MLIGTVTASALVGRGRGTPKKIINKGSIMWQINKSALAAVVLVCSSSSFAQSACDTQRIEAENYVAMSGIQTESTADTGGGLNVGWIDAGDWLSYQVNLPAAGQYEVRYRVASRNGGGVLRLEGNAGQTLYGTMNVPNTGGWQNWQTLSHSVTLAAGEQSIGIGVPSGGFNINWLEFVPLDCSGPIDPPINPPSNCASIVFEAENYDQMSGIRTQTTSDTGGGLNVGWIDAGDWLSYATVNIPSTQVYNFEYRVASPNGGSFNLQGSAGAENFDTATLPNTGGWQNWTTVTGSALLPAGNVNFGISAITGGWNINWFKATPESCDDINPPSTGITAKQAAAAMGKGFNLGQMFESTQHPRTFNAAKSKIDAYYNMGYRNVRIPITWTEAVGGNRLVADANVGAVNRNHSRLAVITQVVDYALSLPGMYVVINAHHEGGLKTNNRWWVLETLWADIADIFKDRDHRLLFEILNEPHLSDANKSPMPPANLRFMTGKAYNKIRAIDAQRIVIIGGNQWFGAGEMANVWPNLNDVGGGSDAYVMATFHHYDPWSFSGDNQGDYADAWTLSNVGNPMDIMQSWANGVGQGMPVYIGEWGVGWGSRYSAMQCNNIRYWYQLFDASYASAKGQPTAVWDDGGWFKIFDHGTNSFNNNLAQCIGGNCAWDGADRFNSGCN, from the coding sequence ATGTTGATTGGTACTGTTACGGCTTCAGCACTGGTTGGTCGAGGCCGTGGCACCCCTAAAAAAATAATCAACAAGGGTTCTATTATGTGGCAAATCAACAAATCGGCTTTAGCGGCCGTGGTATTAGTGTGTTCCTCATCTAGCTTTGCGCAATCTGCATGTGACACTCAACGCATTGAAGCCGAAAATTACGTGGCAATGAGTGGTATTCAAACCGAAAGCACGGCAGACACTGGTGGCGGTTTAAATGTGGGCTGGATAGACGCCGGCGACTGGCTTAGTTACCAAGTTAACCTACCTGCTGCAGGGCAGTACGAGGTGCGCTATCGCGTTGCCAGTAGAAATGGCGGCGGTGTACTTCGGTTAGAGGGCAATGCCGGTCAAACCTTGTATGGAACTATGAATGTACCCAACACGGGTGGCTGGCAAAATTGGCAAACCCTTTCTCATTCAGTGACATTAGCGGCAGGAGAGCAGTCTATTGGTATTGGTGTGCCAAGCGGCGGGTTTAATATTAATTGGCTGGAGTTCGTACCTTTAGATTGCAGTGGGCCAATCGACCCGCCCATTAACCCACCTTCGAACTGCGCGAGCATTGTATTCGAGGCCGAAAATTACGATCAAATGAGCGGCATTAGAACGCAAACCACAAGTGATACCGGAGGCGGCTTAAATGTGGGGTGGATAGATGCTGGCGACTGGCTTAGCTATGCCACTGTGAATATCCCCAGCACGCAGGTGTACAATTTTGAATACCGTGTGGCTAGCCCTAATGGCGGCAGTTTTAATTTGCAGGGTTCGGCTGGCGCAGAGAATTTTGATACCGCTACTTTGCCCAATACGGGTGGTTGGCAAAATTGGACAACGGTAACAGGCTCGGCGCTTTTACCTGCTGGCAATGTGAATTTCGGTATTAGTGCGATTACTGGTGGCTGGAATATAAACTGGTTTAAAGCTACACCAGAGAGCTGTGATGATATAAACCCTCCAAGTACCGGTATTACTGCTAAGCAAGCAGCGGCAGCCATGGGCAAGGGGTTTAATTTGGGGCAAATGTTCGAAAGTACGCAACACCCAAGAACATTTAATGCTGCAAAAAGTAAAATAGATGCTTACTACAATATGGGCTACAGAAATGTGCGCATCCCTATTACTTGGACTGAAGCCGTAGGCGGAAACAGGCTTGTTGCAGATGCAAATGTAGGCGCAGTCAATCGCAACCACTCTCGCTTAGCTGTAATTACTCAAGTAGTAGATTACGCGCTTTCGCTACCCGGCATGTACGTGGTTATTAATGCGCATCACGAAGGTGGATTAAAAACCAATAATCGCTGGTGGGTGTTAGAAACTCTGTGGGCAGATATTGCCGATATATTTAAAGACAGAGATCACCGTTTGCTATTTGAAATATTAAACGAGCCACACCTAAGCGATGCCAATAAGTCGCCTATGCCCCCCGCCAATTTGCGTTTTATGACGGGCAAAGCCTATAACAAAATTCGCGCGATAGATGCGCAGCGAATCGTTATTATTGGTGGCAACCAGTGGTTTGGTGCAGGTGAAATGGCAAACGTATGGCCAAACCTTAATGATGTTGGCGGCGGTTCCGATGCATATGTAATGGCTACTTTTCACCATTACGACCCGTGGTCGTTTAGTGGCGATAACCAAGGCGATTACGCCGATGCTTGGACGCTATCTAACGTGGGTAACCCAATGGATATAATGCAAAGCTGGGCAAACGGCGTAGGCCAAGGTATGCCTGTGTATATTGGCGAGTGGGGCGTAGGTTGGGGCAGCCGCTACAGCGCCATGCAGTGCAATAATATTCGCTATTGGTACCAGCTGTTCGACGCGAGCTATGCCTCGGCAAAAGGCCAGCCTACGGCAGTGTGGGATGACGGCGGTTGGTTTAAAATATTCGACCACGGTACCAACAGCTTCAATAATAATTTAGCCCAATGTATTGGTGGAAACTGCGCTTGGGATGGCGCCGATAGATTTAATTCTGGCTGTAATTAA
- a CDS encoding endo-1,4-beta-xylanase, giving the protein MIKLRQSIHGALARTVGIISISTGLVLAAQTASAACEYTVTNSWGSGFTASIRITNDTGSAVNGWAVNWQYANGNRVTNSWNATLSGNNPYSASNIGWNGGIQPGQSVEFGFQGTANGAAETPAVTGAVCATGSSSSSSSSSSSSSSSSSSSSSSSSSSSSSTSSSSSSSSSSSSGANCVEMCKWYQDAPRPLCNNQNSGWGWENNQSCIGRATCESQPSNAGGVVNSCPSSSSSSSSSSSSSSSSSSSSSSSSSSSTSSSSSSTSSTSSSSSSSSGSAANLYTLADFPIGVAVTAGNESRSFLSIAAKEATVKKHFDQITAGNIMKMSYLHPSENSYTFSQADAMVNWANSNGVSVHGHTFIWHSDYQVPNWMNNYSGNFASMMDTHVTTIADHFEGRVVSWDVVNEAIDESQSSCYRNSLFYQRLGKAYIANAFRAARAADPSVELYYNDYDTEGGNANKLNCLLQLVDDLQANNVPIDGVGFQMHVQIDWPSTSNIAAAFQAIVDRGLKVKITELDVPINNPYGSGSFPQYSTYTSQAAALQKARYKSIVKTYLTVVPAHLRGGLTVWGIWDGDSWLLDFDNRQGADDWPLLFSGPANGPYVEKEAFYGVAEALTE; this is encoded by the coding sequence ATGATCAAGCTACGTCAATCTATCCACGGCGCCTTGGCGCGTACCGTGGGCATAATAAGTATAAGCACCGGACTTGTACTCGCAGCGCAAACTGCAAGTGCAGCCTGTGAATACACCGTAACCAATTCGTGGGGTTCGGGTTTTACCGCGAGTATTCGCATAACAAACGATACCGGTAGCGCAGTAAACGGTTGGGCGGTTAACTGGCAATACGCTAATGGCAACCGTGTAACAAATTCATGGAACGCTACGCTGTCTGGCAATAACCCTTATAGCGCCAGCAATATTGGTTGGAACGGCGGTATTCAACCTGGGCAGTCGGTGGAATTTGGTTTTCAAGGCACGGCTAATGGCGCGGCAGAAACACCAGCGGTAACGGGGGCTGTATGTGCTACAGGGTCTAGCTCTTCCAGCTCAAGCTCTAGTTCTTCGTCTAGCAGCTCTAGTTCTAGCAGCAGTTCGAGTTCATCGAGTAGCTCGTCTAGCACTTCAAGCTCGTCATCTAGCAGCTCTTCCAGTTCATCGGGCGCAAACTGTGTAGAAATGTGTAAGTGGTATCAAGATGCGCCTCGCCCTTTATGCAATAACCAAAATAGTGGTTGGGGTTGGGAAAACAACCAAAGTTGTATCGGCCGAGCAACGTGCGAATCGCAACCGTCTAATGCGGGTGGGGTGGTAAATAGTTGTCCGTCTAGTTCTAGCAGCTCTTCAAGTTCCTCTAGTTCGAGCTCGTCTAGCAGTTCAAGCTCGTCTAGCAGTTCAAGCTCGTCTACTAGTTCTAGTTCATCAAGCACAAGTTCTACTTCTTCAAGTAGTTCTAGCTCTAGCGGTTCTGCTGCAAACTTATATACCTTGGCAGATTTCCCCATTGGCGTTGCTGTAACTGCGGGTAATGAGAGCCGTAGCTTTTTATCTATTGCTGCGAAAGAGGCAACTGTTAAAAAACACTTCGACCAAATTACAGCCGGTAACATTATGAAGATGAGTTACTTGCACCCATCCGAAAATAGCTACACCTTTAGTCAAGCGGATGCCATGGTTAACTGGGCAAATAGCAACGGCGTAAGTGTGCACGGCCATACTTTTATTTGGCATTCCGATTACCAAGTACCAAATTGGATGAATAATTACAGCGGTAATTTTGCGTCTATGATGGATACCCACGTAACCACTATTGCCGATCATTTTGAAGGCCGAGTAGTAAGCTGGGATGTGGTAAACGAAGCTATCGATGAGAGCCAATCTAGTTGTTATCGCAACTCTTTGTTTTACCAGCGTTTAGGTAAAGCTTATATTGCCAATGCGTTCCGCGCGGCCCGAGCAGCAGACCCTAGCGTAGAGTTGTATTACAACGATTACGATACCGAAGGTGGCAATGCCAATAAGTTAAATTGCTTGTTGCAATTAGTCGATGACTTGCAAGCGAACAATGTGCCTATCGATGGTGTGGGCTTTCAAATGCACGTGCAAATTGATTGGCCCAGCACCAGCAATATTGCTGCGGCTTTCCAAGCTATTGTGGATCGCGGCTTAAAGGTAAAAATTACTGAGCTGGATGTGCCTATTAATAACCCTTATGGCAGTGGTTCATTCCCGCAATATTCAACTTACACGTCACAAGCCGCTGCGTTGCAAAAGGCGCGTTATAAATCCATTGTAAAAACCTACTTGACTGTTGTGCCAGCGCATTTGCGCGGGGGCTTAACCGTATGGGGTATATGGGATGGTGATAGCTGGTTGTTAGATTTTGATAATCGTCAAGGCGCTGATGATTGGCCGCTATTATTTAGTGGCCCAGCTAATGGCCCCTATGTAGAAAAAGAAGCATTCTATGGCGTGGCAGAGGCGCTTACAGAATAG
- a CDS encoding glycosyl hydrolase, whose protein sequence is MTTRNTFKLSKLLLSLGVLTASSQLVAQDLIWSDEFEGDKIDRSIWSYNVGGSGNGNGELQYYTANATNSRIEDGNLVIEARREEMEGKQFTSARLHTNGRFSFKYGTLEARIKLPKLDDGLWPAFWTLGDNFGVDGWPKSGEIDILEAGYKAAREAGTTNTAVSGAVHWWHESGDWSDWLQADAHAETHVTTPMNEAYHTYRLEWTPSELSISVNDNTYFTMDITDPNMSEFHGAQHLLLNLAVGGWNFVEIEDPALITADFPAQMLVDYVRLYSNEFTEVFDANENLPTGDFGVMTDLTPVFNELNWGDRMHLYIWNNMEVAGIDPYEGTSVLAYDVAPDAWWGMGLLHKDYNMRNYKHGYLHFMMKTTATSDISINMASTSGGEGAVVLANGGEEYGLERDGEWHEVNIPLAKFGAMDFETIKTFFSMSGPGQAEAFQIAVDDIYLKSSIALPRPEFGSFGIYTESPENMSAGNFGFGVEGDLFLWADTLELLPGEVVEGNASLHLKSTGQGWFGMGLTAREGFNLSAFDNADAKLHLSMKTTDQTDFQVGIKSGSVNDIGQVWIKFTPGNDPYGFARDGQWHDLVIPMSDIAQDLDMFDVRQVFQLLGFGEIESLAIDNIYISGGGASTPEIVNPSEPVNRAPMAAIKPSVNGGPATLSVDFDASQSGDVNGDALTYTWDFGDGTTATGVQVSHDFEKEGNYRVSLIVSDGQATDETAAIITVDDNYGLSRSDKRGLGFGHHSVADFEAISQGISWWYNWSIKPDSLIQDVYQNYGVEFVPMAWNGGFDDQAMRDYINAHRDDVKYILAFNEPNFLEQANMTPSQAAAEWPRLEAIADEFGLKIVSVAMNFCGNCVTENGTTYYDPIDYFDDFFEVCPDCRVDALSIHAYMGGVGGIEWYIDLFAKYNLPIWMTEFSAWDDTTTEEEQIFFMTQAVDYMEQHENVERYAWFTGRRNGHPYNGLFDYRQSGVLTELGSAYINMPVHGEDSIHTLPKHIEAEAYAYQSGGRVAPTTDANGFLQMGENAAGSWVEYNVINPATRSYNVAVRVNSETGGTITVLVDGVEKGQIPVPAAADAQAWATVDTDLEITAGEHDVRLVFGASVNLNWLNIGDALSPELEPEPEPEPEPEPEPEPEPEPEPEPEPEPEPEPEPEPEPEPEPEPEPEPEPEPEVDPTAPLACTATASSQEGALAPSFVCDGDAGTRWSSEWNDNETITLDLGDVYEISSINLTWENAYGSKYDILVSDDNVHWTLAYSEQAGDGGIDNLAVTATGQYVRLLGLERGIGYGFSLFSFDVYGALKPVVVVPEGDLALGKPTSASSSEWAEPTAANATDGNTGTRWASAWTDSEWISVDMGEVYPVGRVVLNWEGAYGKGYNIQTSNNGADWTTVYTETAGDGGTDEIILPFASGRYIRVLGTERGTGYGYSLWDFEIYAD, encoded by the coding sequence ATGACAACGCGAAATACTTTCAAGCTGAGTAAGCTCCTGCTTTCGCTAGGTGTACTTACCGCTTCTTCGCAACTCGTCGCCCAAGACCTAATTTGGTCCGACGAATTCGAAGGCGATAAAATTGACCGCAGCATATGGTCTTACAATGTGGGTGGTAGTGGTAACGGCAATGGTGAGTTGCAGTACTACACCGCCAATGCCACCAATTCACGCATTGAAGACGGCAACCTCGTTATTGAGGCGCGCCGCGAAGAGATGGAAGGTAAGCAGTTTACTTCTGCACGTCTCCATACAAATGGTCGCTTTTCTTTTAAATACGGTACCTTAGAGGCAAGAATTAAATTGCCTAAGTTAGACGATGGCCTGTGGCCAGCGTTTTGGACTTTGGGTGATAACTTTGGTGTAGACGGCTGGCCAAAATCTGGTGAGATCGATATTTTAGAAGCCGGCTACAAGGCTGCGCGCGAAGCGGGCACCACCAATACTGCGGTGTCTGGTGCTGTGCACTGGTGGCACGAAAGTGGCGATTGGAGTGATTGGTTGCAGGCCGATGCTCATGCCGAAACGCATGTTACAACGCCTATGAACGAGGCGTATCACACCTATCGTTTAGAGTGGACTCCTAGCGAGCTATCTATTTCTGTAAACGACAATACCTATTTCACCATGGATATTACCGACCCAAACATGTCGGAATTTCACGGTGCTCAGCATTTGCTGCTTAACTTGGCTGTAGGTGGTTGGAACTTTGTAGAAATTGAAGACCCAGCGCTTATTACTGCAGATTTCCCTGCACAAATGCTTGTGGACTACGTGCGCTTATACAGCAACGAATTCACCGAAGTGTTTGACGCAAACGAAAACTTACCAACCGGTGACTTCGGCGTAATGACCGATTTGACCCCCGTGTTCAATGAATTGAACTGGGGTGATCGTATGCACCTGTACATTTGGAACAATATGGAAGTAGCGGGCATAGACCCGTACGAAGGCACTTCTGTATTGGCTTATGATGTGGCGCCAGATGCGTGGTGGGGCATGGGTCTTTTGCATAAAGACTACAACATGCGCAACTACAAACACGGCTACCTGCACTTCATGATGAAGACAACCGCTACCTCCGATATCAGCATTAACATGGCCAGTACCTCTGGCGGTGAAGGTGCTGTTGTATTGGCAAACGGCGGTGAAGAGTACGGTTTAGAGCGCGACGGCGAATGGCATGAGGTGAATATTCCTCTGGCTAAATTCGGCGCGATGGATTTCGAAACCATCAAAACTTTCTTCAGCATGTCTGGCCCAGGCCAAGCAGAAGCATTCCAAATTGCTGTGGACGACATTTATCTAAAAAGCAGTATTGCTTTACCTCGCCCAGAGTTTGGCAGCTTCGGTATTTACACCGAAAGCCCAGAAAATATGAGCGCAGGTAACTTTGGTTTTGGTGTAGAAGGTGATTTATTTCTTTGGGCTGATACCTTAGAGCTATTGCCAGGCGAAGTGGTTGAAGGCAATGCATCACTGCATTTGAAATCAACCGGTCAAGGTTGGTTCGGTATGGGCTTAACGGCTCGCGAAGGCTTTAACCTTTCTGCGTTTGATAACGCCGATGCGAAATTACACCTCTCAATGAAAACCACAGATCAAACTGATTTCCAAGTGGGCATTAAGAGCGGCAGCGTAAACGACATCGGTCAAGTGTGGATTAAGTTTACCCCTGGTAACGACCCATACGGTTTCGCACGCGACGGTCAGTGGCACGACTTAGTTATACCGATGTCTGATATCGCACAAGATTTAGATATGTTCGATGTGCGTCAAGTATTTCAATTGTTAGGTTTTGGCGAAATAGAAAGCCTCGCAATTGACAATATTTATATTAGCGGTGGTGGTGCATCTACACCGGAAATTGTTAACCCAAGTGAACCTGTAAACCGCGCACCGATGGCTGCAATTAAGCCTTCTGTAAATGGCGGCCCTGCAACATTGAGTGTTGATTTCGACGCGAGCCAATCTGGCGACGTAAACGGCGATGCGCTTACCTATACCTGGGACTTTGGTGACGGTACTACTGCAACCGGCGTACAAGTAAGTCACGACTTTGAAAAAGAAGGTAACTACCGCGTTAGCTTAATTGTAAGCGACGGCCAAGCGACAGACGAAACTGCAGCCATTATTACTGTTGACGATAACTACGGTTTATCGCGCAGCGATAAGCGCGGACTTGGTTTTGGTCACCACTCAGTTGCCGACTTCGAAGCTATTTCGCAGGGTATTTCTTGGTGGTACAACTGGTCTATTAAGCCAGATTCACTGATTCAAGATGTTTACCAAAACTACGGCGTAGAGTTTGTACCTATGGCGTGGAACGGTGGTTTTGACGATCAAGCAATGCGCGATTACATCAATGCGCACCGCGACGACGTTAAATACATTCTTGCGTTCAACGAGCCTAACTTCTTAGAGCAAGCCAACATGACGCCTTCGCAGGCGGCAGCCGAGTGGCCACGTTTAGAAGCCATAGCCGATGAGTTTGGTTTGAAAATTGTTTCCGTTGCTATGAACTTCTGTGGCAACTGTGTAACAGAAAATGGCACTACCTATTACGACCCCATTGATTACTTTGACGATTTCTTCGAAGTGTGCCCTGACTGCCGTGTAGATGCGCTTTCTATCCATGCTTACATGGGTGGTGTTGGCGGCATCGAGTGGTATATCGATCTGTTTGCAAAATACAACCTTCCAATTTGGATGACCGAGTTTTCTGCATGGGACGATACCACCACAGAAGAAGAGCAAATCTTCTTTATGACCCAAGCAGTAGACTACATGGAGCAACACGAAAATGTAGAACGCTATGCGTGGTTCACTGGTCGTCGCAATGGTCACCCGTACAACGGTTTGTTTGATTACCGCCAGTCGGGTGTACTTACCGAGCTAGGCAGCGCGTACATCAACATGCCTGTGCACGGTGAAGACAGCATTCACACTTTACCAAAGCATATTGAAGCAGAAGCTTACGCTTACCAAAGCGGTGGACGTGTAGCACCTACTACTGATGCAAATGGCTTCTTGCAAATGGGCGAGAACGCTGCTGGCTCTTGGGTTGAATACAACGTAATAAACCCAGCGACTCGCAGTTACAACGTAGCGGTACGTGTAAACAGCGAAACCGGCGGCACCATTACCGTATTGGTAGACGGTGTTGAGAAAGGCCAAATTCCTGTACCTGCAGCAGCTGATGCGCAAGCTTGGGCAACTGTGGATACCGATTTGGAAATTACTGCAGGTGAGCACGATGTGCGCTTGGTATTTGGTGCAAGTGTTAACCTTAACTGGTTAAACATTGGCGATGCGTTAAGCCCAGAACTAGAACCAGAACCAGAACCAGAACCAGAACCTGAACCAGAGCCTGAACCAGAACCTGAACCAGAGCCAGAACCAGAACCAGAACCAGAACCAGAACCAGAGCCTGAGCCAGAGCCAGAGCCAGAGCCAGAGCCAGAGCCTGAGCCTGAGCCAGAGCCAGAAGTAGACCCAACTGCACCATTAGCGTGTACCGCTACAGCCTCATCGCAAGAAGGCGCGTTAGCACCAAGCTTTGTGTGTGATGGTGATGCCGGCACCCGTTGGTCATCCGAGTGGAACGATAACGAAACCATTACGTTAGACCTAGGTGATGTTTATGAAATATCTAGCATTAACCTAACGTGGGAAAATGCCTACGGAAGCAAGTACGACATATTGGTTTCGGACGATAACGTACACTGGACGCTTGCCTACAGCGAACAAGCTGGCGATGGCGGTATAGATAACTTAGCAGTAACGGCTACTGGCCAATACGTGCGCCTGCTTGGTTTAGAGCGCGGCATTGGTTACGGCTTCTCTCTGTTTAGTTTCGATGTTTACGGTGCACTAAAACCTGTAGTGGTTGTACCAGAAGGTGATTTGGCGTTAGGTAAGCCTACGAGTGCTTCTTCATCGGAATGGGCAGAGCCAACCGCCGCTAATGCAACCGATGGCAACACCGGCACGCGTTGGGCCAGTGCTTGGACAGACAGTGAGTGGATTTCTGTAGATATGGGTGAAGTGTATCCTGTTGGTCGAGTGGTACTTAACTGGGAAGGTGCATACGGTAAAGGCTATAACATTCAAACCTCAAACAATGGGGCTGATTGGACTACCGTTTACACCGAAACCGCAGGCGATGGCGGTACAGATGAAATTATTCTGCCATTCGCGTCTGGCCGCTATATTCGTGTACTAGGTACCGAGCGTGGCACAGGTTACGGTTACTCACTGTGGGATTTTGAAATCTACGCAGATTAA
- a CDS encoding glutathione peroxidase, producing MASIYDINIQSLQGQLIGFSDFKGKALLIVNTASKCGFTPQYEGLQQLHQQYASEGLVIIGCPCNQFGKQEPGDAKAISEGCLINYGVDFLITEKIHVNGANTHPLYRYLKTALPGFMGNNIKWNFTKFLIGKDGTPIKRFAPFTKPASMEGAVKKALG from the coding sequence ATGGCTTCAATTTACGATATAAACATACAGAGCCTACAAGGCCAATTGATAGGTTTTAGCGACTTTAAGGGCAAGGCCCTGTTAATTGTTAATACGGCAAGCAAGTGCGGCTTTACACCGCAGTACGAAGGTTTACAGCAGCTTCACCAGCAATACGCCAGCGAAGGGCTAGTGATAATAGGTTGCCCGTGTAATCAGTTTGGCAAGCAAGAACCGGGGGATGCCAAGGCTATTTCTGAAGGGTGCTTAATTAACTACGGGGTGGATTTTCTAATTACCGAAAAAATACACGTGAACGGTGCCAATACTCACCCGTTGTATAGGTATTTAAAAACCGCGCTACCGGGCTTTATGGGCAACAATATAAAGTGGAACTTTACCAAGTTTTTAATTGGTAAAGACGGCACGCCCATTAAACGCTTCGCGCCATTTACTAAGCCTGCCTCTATGGAAGGGGCGGTAAAAAAAGCGTTAGGTTAG
- a CDS encoding helix-turn-helix domain-containing protein, which translates to MNLVVFNFHDVVLWMTAMQCLLFAGLLLATNTSKNISMYFLAAFLVAHALIPLHEMILWGAEFKLRVRNNWPEVYFIGAAAYYVDGALLLMCIKSLVFRDFKFRKTDLLHLLPLAAFIVFMSIAFYSHSYAERLHLINSETFVYGAGYTFMEFFSKVVRFGYCFLCLQLVFKYKHLLKSTHSNVEKVDITWISMLVVGFMIVMGLEAILAFSKVIFLFKPYHMDFFQKMGLTCYYSLFLLVNLLVFTGIRYFSSFEPVKEEPEKPKDGAKKKISDHLLNPDLAREIDEAMRGTKSYMEPDITLEHLADELSITARDLSMIINRHFGVNFYEFVNRYRIEEAKAMLASPKHSDTTITDIYLAVGFNSKSVFNTFFKKLVGTTPSQYRKELA; encoded by the coding sequence ATGAATCTTGTTGTTTTTAATTTTCATGACGTTGTACTCTGGATGACAGCCATGCAGTGCCTGTTGTTTGCCGGCCTTTTATTGGCCACGAATACAAGCAAAAACATAAGCATGTACTTTCTAGCAGCCTTTCTTGTGGCCCACGCGCTAATACCTTTGCACGAGATGATTCTGTGGGGCGCAGAGTTCAAACTGCGAGTGCGCAACAATTGGCCCGAGGTGTACTTTATAGGCGCCGCCGCCTATTACGTGGATGGTGCACTGCTATTAATGTGTATTAAATCGCTGGTGTTCCGCGATTTTAAGTTTAGAAAAACAGACCTGCTGCACCTTTTGCCTTTGGCTGCATTTATTGTGTTTATGAGCATTGCCTTTTATAGCCATAGCTATGCCGAACGCTTGCACCTTATTAATAGTGAAACCTTTGTGTATGGTGCAGGTTACACCTTTATGGAATTTTTCAGCAAGGTTGTACGCTTTGGCTACTGCTTTTTATGCTTGCAGCTAGTGTTTAAATATAAGCACCTGCTTAAATCCACCCACTCCAATGTAGAAAAAGTAGATATAACGTGGATAAGCATGCTTGTTGTGGGCTTTATGATAGTAATGGGCCTAGAGGCCATACTCGCGTTTTCTAAGGTTATCTTTTTGTTTAAGCCCTACCATATGGATTTCTTCCAAAAAATGGGGCTTACCTGTTACTACTCGCTATTTCTGCTAGTGAATCTTTTGGTGTTTACAGGCATTCGTTACTTTTCTAGCTTCGAGCCAGTAAAAGAAGAGCCAGAAAAACCAAAAGACGGCGCCAAAAAGAAAATATCCGATCACTTACTTAACCCAGACTTAGCCCGCGAAATTGACGAAGCCATGCGCGGCACCAAATCCTATATGGAACCCGATATCACCCTCGAACATTTGGCCGACGAGCTATCAATTACCGCACGCGACCTATCCATGATTATTAACCGCCACTTTGGTGTTAATTTTTACGAATTTGTAAACCGCTACCGTATAGAAGAAGCGAAAGCAATGCTGGCCTCGCCAAAGCATAGCGATACAACAATTACCGATATATACCTAGCGGTGGGGTTTAATAGTAAGTCGGTTTTTAATACTTTCTTTAAAAAACTAGTAGGCACAACACCTTCGCAATACCGCAAAGAGTTAGCATAA
- a CDS encoding SGNH/GDSL hydrolase family protein, translated as MLVIGDSITAGYGVEGESEQCGYSIESSNAQKTYAAITANNLNASLHTLAWSGIGVWRSYGEQKPVNPTITVRQQRALADDPNSKWNSALYQPNAILINIGTNDFWEFKKPNIVAEQYKKHLQKLINTLRQDYPTQPYYLIVSPMLGGEKRDSQKQILASFTNSNIAVLDLGKIEPEDGLGCHYPPNLTTQHRLATKLTTRLKADLNW; from the coding sequence TTGCTTGTTATAGGCGACTCTATTACCGCAGGTTACGGCGTAGAAGGTGAAAGCGAACAGTGTGGTTACAGTATAGAATCCAGCAACGCGCAAAAGACTTACGCGGCAATTACAGCCAACAACTTAAACGCTAGCTTGCACACATTGGCGTGGTCCGGCATTGGTGTTTGGCGATCTTACGGCGAACAAAAGCCAGTAAACCCCACTATTACCGTGCGCCAACAACGTGCACTAGCAGACGACCCCAACAGCAAATGGAACAGTGCGCTATACCAACCTAACGCAATTTTAATAAATATTGGCACCAATGATTTCTGGGAATTTAAAAAACCAAATATTGTGGCCGAACAGTATAAAAAGCACTTACAAAAACTTATAAATACACTGCGGCAAGATTACCCAACCCAGCCCTATTATTTAATAGTAAGCCCTATGCTGGGTGGCGAAAAACGGGATTCACAAAAACAAATACTGGCGAGCTTCACCAATAGCAATATTGCCGTATTAGATTTAGGGAAAATAGAACCCGAAGATGGCCTGGGCTGCCACTACCCCCCAAACCTAACCACTCAACACCGGCTAGCCACAAAACTTACAACGCGCCTAAAAGCCGATTTAAACTGGTAA